A genome region from Nymphalis io chromosome Z, ilAglIoxx1.1, whole genome shotgun sequence includes the following:
- the LOC126780503 gene encoding proton-coupled folate transporter isoform X2: MEVKRSEDSDCLKKPWYKYVTVEPVMFFYMMAYMITNVIEQTFYVFRACTINHGYSEDICYNIASYDAINKEVQMTVSTFHQWNGIASHIVPLLLAFFLGSYSDKRGRKVLLLGGLIGKLYFSLMITFNTMKEWPLEYVIYTAAFPSALTGADLAIFAGCFAYIADVSSVKNRTLRVGVLDVVYLSTMPTGVALGNLLYNRVVNRSFTAMFAINSCLMMVATAYCFLFLEWQTRPEQKSLREAGVKNPINDFFEFNNIKRTLTTLTKKRPHNRRLFLWFLLISMAFYTFQRDEKPVLYLYTSKVFKWDATDFSNFRTYLSTAYVVVMLFGIPLTTKVLGWKDTIIVMMGASAHMTGHMIYAHAQTGTMMYIGATAAALGPCVAPLIRSMTSKVLEPAERGVAFAFLSVMENAVAMFASVIYSQIYKATLDTSFISAIFYLTISTQAIVFVLIMCMEIMLKGKRLETQMEQDKRSISSP; encoded by the exons ATGGAAGTAAAGAGATCCGAGGACTCCGATTGTTTG AAGAAACCATGGTACAAATACGTAACCGTCGAACCGGTGATGTTCTTCTACATGATGGCTTACATGATAACAAATGTTATTGAGCAAACATTTTATGTCTTCCGAGCTTGCACCATCAATCACGGTTATAGCGAAGATATATGCTACAACATAGCGAGCTATGATGCAATCAATAAGGAAGTACAG ATGACTGTGTCAACGTTTCACCAATGGAATGGTATCGCGAGCCACATAGTGCCGCTACTGTTGGCCTTCTTCCTCGGCTCATACAGCGACAAGCGGGGCCGCAAAGTGCTGCTGCTCGGTGGCTTAATCGGCAAACTGTACTTTTCTTTAATGATTACCTTCAATACGATGAAAG aatggCCGTTGGAATACGTCATATACACTGCGGCTTTCCCGAGTGCACTAACGGGAGCTGATCTCGCCATCTTCGCGGGATGCTTCGCTTACATAGCTGATGTGTCTTCAGTCAAAAACAGGACCTTGAGGGTCGGTGTGCTGGACGTGGTGTATTTAAGCACCATGCCCACTGGAGTCGCTTTAG GCAACCTGCTTTACAACAGAGTGGTGAACCGATCATTCACCGCGATGTTCGCAATCAACTCCTGCCTGATGATGGTCGCGACCGCGTATTGCTTCCTGTTCTTGGAATGGCAGACGAGACCAGAGCAGAAGTCGTTGAGAGAGGCTGGCGTTAAAAACCCCATAAATGATTTTTTCGAATTTAATAACATCAAGCGAACTTTGACGACATTGACGAAGAAGAGGCCTCACAACAGGAGATTGTTCCTCTGGTTCCTATTGATTTCCATGGCGTTTTATACATTCCAGAGAG ATGAAAAGCCGGTGTTATATCTGTACACATCGAAGGTTTTTAAATGGGACGCGACAGACTTCAGCAATTTTCGAACTTACCTGAGTACGGCGTACGTGGTGGTTATGCTCTTTGGTATACCGCTAACTACAAAGGTACTCGGTTGGAAAGACACG ATAATTGTGATGATGGGTGCGTCCGCGCATATGACTGGTCACATGATATATGCGCATGCGCAGACAGGGACTATGATGTACATCGGCGCGACAGCTGCTGCACTCGGACCTTGTGTCGCTCCACTAATTAGATCCATGACCTCCAAGGTGCTGGAACCGGCAGAGAGAG GTGTGGCGTTCGCTTTCCTGTCGGTAATGGAGAATGCAGTCGCAATGTTCGCTTCAGTGATATATTCCCAGATATACAAAGCCACGCTCGATACCAGTTTTATTAGCGCAATATTTTACCTAACTATAAGTACGCAGGCCATTGTCTTCGTACTGATTAT GTGCATGGAAATTATGCTGAAAGGTAAAAGACTGGAAACGCAAATGGAACAGGACAAGCGTTCGATATCTTCACCTTGA
- the LOC126780503 gene encoding proton-coupled folate transporter isoform X1: MEVKRSEDSDCLIQKKPWYKYVTVEPVMFFYMMAYMITNVIEQTFYVFRACTINHGYSEDICYNIASYDAINKEVQMTVSTFHQWNGIASHIVPLLLAFFLGSYSDKRGRKVLLLGGLIGKLYFSLMITFNTMKEWPLEYVIYTAAFPSALTGADLAIFAGCFAYIADVSSVKNRTLRVGVLDVVYLSTMPTGVALGNLLYNRVVNRSFTAMFAINSCLMMVATAYCFLFLEWQTRPEQKSLREAGVKNPINDFFEFNNIKRTLTTLTKKRPHNRRLFLWFLLISMAFYTFQRDEKPVLYLYTSKVFKWDATDFSNFRTYLSTAYVVVMLFGIPLTTKVLGWKDTIIVMMGASAHMTGHMIYAHAQTGTMMYIGATAAALGPCVAPLIRSMTSKVLEPAERGVAFAFLSVMENAVAMFASVIYSQIYKATLDTSFISAIFYLTISTQAIVFVLIMCMEIMLKGKRLETQMEQDKRSISSP; the protein is encoded by the exons ATGGAAGTAAAGAGATCCGAGGACTCCGATTGTTTG ataCAGAAGAAACCATGGTACAAATACGTAACCGTCGAACCGGTGATGTTCTTCTACATGATGGCTTACATGATAACAAATGTTATTGAGCAAACATTTTATGTCTTCCGAGCTTGCACCATCAATCACGGTTATAGCGAAGATATATGCTACAACATAGCGAGCTATGATGCAATCAATAAGGAAGTACAG ATGACTGTGTCAACGTTTCACCAATGGAATGGTATCGCGAGCCACATAGTGCCGCTACTGTTGGCCTTCTTCCTCGGCTCATACAGCGACAAGCGGGGCCGCAAAGTGCTGCTGCTCGGTGGCTTAATCGGCAAACTGTACTTTTCTTTAATGATTACCTTCAATACGATGAAAG aatggCCGTTGGAATACGTCATATACACTGCGGCTTTCCCGAGTGCACTAACGGGAGCTGATCTCGCCATCTTCGCGGGATGCTTCGCTTACATAGCTGATGTGTCTTCAGTCAAAAACAGGACCTTGAGGGTCGGTGTGCTGGACGTGGTGTATTTAAGCACCATGCCCACTGGAGTCGCTTTAG GCAACCTGCTTTACAACAGAGTGGTGAACCGATCATTCACCGCGATGTTCGCAATCAACTCCTGCCTGATGATGGTCGCGACCGCGTATTGCTTCCTGTTCTTGGAATGGCAGACGAGACCAGAGCAGAAGTCGTTGAGAGAGGCTGGCGTTAAAAACCCCATAAATGATTTTTTCGAATTTAATAACATCAAGCGAACTTTGACGACATTGACGAAGAAGAGGCCTCACAACAGGAGATTGTTCCTCTGGTTCCTATTGATTTCCATGGCGTTTTATACATTCCAGAGAG ATGAAAAGCCGGTGTTATATCTGTACACATCGAAGGTTTTTAAATGGGACGCGACAGACTTCAGCAATTTTCGAACTTACCTGAGTACGGCGTACGTGGTGGTTATGCTCTTTGGTATACCGCTAACTACAAAGGTACTCGGTTGGAAAGACACG ATAATTGTGATGATGGGTGCGTCCGCGCATATGACTGGTCACATGATATATGCGCATGCGCAGACAGGGACTATGATGTACATCGGCGCGACAGCTGCTGCACTCGGACCTTGTGTCGCTCCACTAATTAGATCCATGACCTCCAAGGTGCTGGAACCGGCAGAGAGAG GTGTGGCGTTCGCTTTCCTGTCGGTAATGGAGAATGCAGTCGCAATGTTCGCTTCAGTGATATATTCCCAGATATACAAAGCCACGCTCGATACCAGTTTTATTAGCGCAATATTTTACCTAACTATAAGTACGCAGGCCATTGTCTTCGTACTGATTAT GTGCATGGAAATTATGCTGAAAGGTAAAAGACTGGAAACGCAAATGGAACAGGACAAGCGTTCGATATCTTCACCTTGA